The DNA sequence GGCGGTCCTGTGGGAGCGTAGACCTTGACGCCCCATTCGGCCCGGCCCGCGATCCGGTCGAGCGCGCTCAGGAAGGACGTCTCCCGCTCGCCCAGCGCCTCGCGGACCCGGCCGTCGTCGAGGTAGAGCGTGGCCAGCGGCAGCGGAACGGTGGGCGCGAGCGCCGCCGCCGCCGTGATCACCGCGTGGTGGGCGCGGGCACAGCGCTCCAGCTCATCGCGGTCGGCCAGCCGCTGCCGCAGCGCCGCCTCGCCGAACCCGGCCGCCGGTACGTCCTGGACCACGGCGGTGAGCGGGCCCGCCGCGAGCGTACGGACGGGGGCGCCGGTGCCGGGCCCGGGGAGTCCGGGAAGTTCGGGGAGTCCGGGAAGTTCCGCCAACACGTCCAACGCGTCCAACGCGTCCAACGCGGTGCCGGGAAGGTCGCCGCCGCGGCAGACCGCGAAGGCGTAGACGAGAGCGGGGGGTTCGGGCGGGGTCATGCGCCGCCGCCCTTCTCGGCGGCCGCGGCGCCGATCGCGCTCCGCTCATCGGGGTCCATGCGCGACTCCAACGCGTGGAGGCGTTCGCGCAGCTGGGCGTTCTCCTGGGCGAGGGCGTCGCGGGCGGCGCGCGAGGAGAGGGCGGGATCGGTTTCCCACCAGTCGATGCCGGCCCTGCGGGCGGTGTCCACGGAGGAGACGAACAACCGCAGCCGGATGGTGAGCAGTTCGATGTCCAGCAGGTCGATCTTGATGTCCCCGGCGATCACGATGCCCTTGTCCAGTACCCGCTCCAGCACCTCGGCGAGGTCGCAGGAGCGCGGGCCGGTGATGGGGGGCGGGGGCTGGACCAGGTCGCGTTCAGTCACGGCGTCTCACCCTTGTCGTTCCTCCGCGGACTTCTGGTTCCGAGCGTTCCAGCAGGTCCAGCAGCCGGTCCTCCTCCCGGTCGAACTCCTCGGGGCCGATCGCCCCCGACTCCAGGGCCTCGTTCAGCGCGGCGAGCCGGGCGCGTACCACCGACGGATGGCACAGCTCCTCCTCCGCGACGTCCCTGACGCGCTCCGCGACCCACACCACCCCCCGCACCGGCGCCAGCGGGAAGAGCACGACCTGGCTGAGCACGCCCATGTCAGGCCCGGCCTTCCGCGAAGCTGTAGCAGGGCAGCGGTCCGGTGAGCCGCAGCTCGACCCGGTCGCGGTGGCCGGCCGCCAAGCGCTCCACCGCGCCGTGGAACCGCCGCTCCGCGCGCCGGTCCAGCAGGAAGGAGACGTTGAGCACGCAGCCCTCGACCTCCGGGCCGTACGCCTTGGCCTCCGCCACGGTGGACAGTTCCGCGAGCACCGCGGCCGCGGCGGCCGCCGCTCTGCGCCGCAGCCCGCGCGCCACGGCCTCGCCGAGCCGCACGCTGGCCTCGTAGCCAGGAGCCCTGCGCGCGGCCGTGCGCAACCGGCTCACCTCGGGGTCCTCCCGTACCAGCGAGCCCAGATCGGCCTCGGTGGGCAGCG is a window from the Streptomyces luomodiensis genome containing:
- a CDS encoding GvpL/GvpF family gas vesicle protein; its protein translation is MTAPRSVYVYGVVRADHPVPPGRTGVGERPAPVRTLRAGALAAVISDAPARLRAKRRDLLAHQDLALALGRDGPVLPMRFGMVAPDEESVRRQLLSSRNDCLAALERVDGRVEMNLKALPTEADLGSLVREDPEVSRLRTAARRAPGYEASVRLGEAVARGLRRRAAAAAAAVLAELSTVAEAKAYGPEVEGCVLNVSFLLDRRAERRFHGAVERLAAGHRDRVELRLTGPLPCYSFAEGRA
- a CDS encoding gas vesicle protein GvpG; this encodes MGVLSQVVLFPLAPVRGVVWVAERVRDVAEEELCHPSVVRARLAALNEALESGAIGPEEFDREEDRLLDLLERSEPEVRGGTTRVRRRD
- a CDS encoding gas vesicle protein; the encoded protein is MTERDLVQPPPPITGPRSCDLAEVLERVLDKGIVIAGDIKIDLLDIELLTIRLRLFVSSVDTARRAGIDWWETDPALSSRAARDALAQENAQLRERLHALESRMDPDERSAIGAAAAEKGGGA
- a CDS encoding GvpL/GvpF family gas vesicle protein; the protein is MTPPEPPALVYAFAVCRGGDLPGTALDALDALDVLAELPGLPELPGLPGPGTGAPVRTLAAGPLTAVVQDVPAAGFGEAALRQRLADRDELERCARAHHAVITAAAALAPTVPLPLATLYLDDGRVREALGERETSFLSALDRIAGRAEWGVKVYAPTGPPPAPQTASEAASETSSETASAVGPGSGRAYLDRVRTRQRNREQRHTLALRAAERVDAVVRGLAVAARRLRPHGVEVTGAHRTHVLNAAYLLDLGRERELHAALASLRRDETDVQIELSGPWAPYSFADGGIADGGTAP